Proteins encoded by one window of Filimonas effusa:
- a CDS encoding helix-turn-helix domain-containing protein produces the protein MSKALPTYSIDTLKEQPVAAGGFMADGFAHYLEAHKNLHFPHKHAFYHLVYFSKGSGGHSIDFVGFPVEPGQVYFMAPGQVHSWDFESAPDGFIVNFSESYIPALVADPRYLDQFSIFSGIAREQVITIPEGDRPVFEKLLETIVREGRSTEVFHDDFARTALLQLFIMVSRYTGKADATQLPDAGSLVISNFRKLIEKHYKEKKLTKDYAALLYVTPNYLTALSKDVTGSSAGELIRQRVLLEAKRLLVNARMNVTEIASELDFIDNSYFTKFFKKYEGMTPEAFRKQFIKK, from the coding sequence ATGTCTAAAGCCCTTCCTACCTACAGTATTGATACCTTAAAGGAGCAGCCGGTAGCTGCCGGTGGCTTTATGGCGGATGGGTTTGCGCATTACCTGGAAGCGCATAAGAACCTCCATTTTCCCCATAAACATGCTTTTTACCACCTGGTCTATTTTTCAAAAGGATCGGGCGGGCATTCCATCGATTTTGTTGGTTTTCCTGTAGAGCCCGGCCAGGTCTATTTTATGGCGCCGGGCCAGGTGCATAGCTGGGACTTTGAATCGGCCCCTGATGGCTTCATCGTTAATTTTTCAGAATCCTACATTCCGGCCCTGGTGGCCGATCCGCGTTATCTGGATCAGTTCAGCATCTTTTCGGGCATTGCCCGCGAACAGGTGATAACCATACCCGAAGGCGATCGTCCGGTGTTTGAGAAGCTGCTCGAAACAATTGTCCGTGAAGGCAGATCAACTGAGGTATTCCACGACGATTTTGCAAGAACAGCGTTGCTGCAGCTTTTTATCATGGTAAGCCGTTATACCGGCAAAGCGGATGCAACACAATTGCCTGATGCAGGTTCACTGGTGATCAGTAACTTCCGCAAGCTGATAGAAAAGCATTATAAAGAAAAGAAGCTGACAAAGGATTATGCCGCCTTGTTATATGTTACACCTAATTATTTAACTGCTTTAAGTAAAGACGTTACAGGAAGTTCGGCGGGAGAGCTGATCCGGCAGCGCGTGCTGCTTGAAGCAAAGCGTCTTCTGGTGAATGCCAGGATGAATGTAACAGAAATTGCATCCGAATTAGACTTTATCGATAACTCTTACTTTACGAAGTTTTTTAAGAAATATGAAGGGATGACCCCTGAAGCATTCAGAAAACAATTCATTAAAAAATAG
- a CDS encoding SusC/RagA family TonB-linked outer membrane protein codes for MKITIRRGVYPRAPISRQMLLQMKLTTLFLTAFLVQVSARSLSQNVTFSGTNVSLEKVFSAIEKQTGYVFFYNSSDIVKAGPVSVSLKDASLQAALRQCLVNQPLGYVIKGNTIFINASKATLATEPEDLLFLPPPPVAELKGRVLNAAGQPVEGAAVSLPSLNKGTTTDRAGSFILTGIPAGSYTLEVSYVGYQRYTQVVNVGAKGTGIAITLQEADNNLSDVAIAVNTGYQKLEKYQLTGAASVLSQKQYDQRVAVTGNFLESLEGKLPGLVYNSQSGELSIRGVSTFDAVKQPLIVVDGFPTEIDIRTINPIDIVSVTVLRDAAASSIYGVRASNGVIIIETRRGKQGKPAFSLRATTAFQPAPDFSYLKYAPADEYAQLQVEQFRKANPSEATYITYGYAKTPVQEVMFDLKANRITQAQADQRLAAIKSYDNLQEYEQLFYCTRQATNLDFDMSGGNDRSTYLLGINYVGEKPVKQRSNSNQFIVNLANTYKLSERINFDFRGIYTNSKSSNGGDVPYTDFFPYERLADDNGNALAVALGPNKDYLSYVANKQRNDRLVAAGLYDQRYAPYGELAANTTTNYLSAIRFQGRLQGKVTEWLSAELGGTYENQQGTQDNLRTEQAFAVRYLLNSRASKDPSSGKPLFVDIPQGNILGKTQQKTTSYTVRGQLNFHKKIGSVHDFSGIAGIEQRKTVTSAFKTTYFGYNGQTLLSKPVNWQRLNSSNSPAFADVGSFGLAVRYSDYFNESYGDRRFMSYYAQATYMLQEKYIATGSFRIDQSNLFGVDPKYKNKPLWSAGLSWRIDKEDFLQPVSWVNELKLRAATGFNGNVPGSNNGPFLILESGINSLFYAAQPLNRVLSPENQSLRWETTRNYNFGLDYSLFKGRVSGTIDWYSKLSTDVFGQFDADPTTGFNQYFANTASIRNRGLEIMVNTSNIRTRNFEWRSQVTASFNKNRIMAVKATEYANSQYITSAGINVQDQPMNAVFSYNYGGLTNMGKPFVYDSKGNQKILNFYGASVVDVNFNDLIYSGTTTPKYVLGWNNQFTLGAFDLSFLFMYYGGHVMRAEQPNPNNLGSYTSNPIAGSLNYWRKAGDEANTIIPGFTPGTSLDPYYYSSYARYGYQYASRFVRKADYIRLRDLILTYNAKLPFMQKMGFTRTQIRLQAQNMFRYTFSGNDIDPEAIDRQSGIRRLPQQPFYSVSLFTNF; via the coding sequence ATGAAAATTACGATTCGGCGTGGCGTGTACCCCCGCGCGCCTATTTCAAGGCAAATGTTGTTGCAGATGAAACTGACTACTTTATTTCTGACTGCTTTTTTGGTGCAGGTATCTGCCCGCTCTCTTTCGCAGAACGTGACTTTTTCGGGAACGAATGTTTCCCTGGAAAAAGTGTTTTCAGCCATAGAGAAACAAACCGGTTATGTATTCTTTTATAACAGCAGCGATATTGTTAAGGCAGGCCCGGTTTCGGTAAGCCTGAAAGACGCAAGCCTGCAGGCAGCGCTGCGCCAGTGTTTGGTGAATCAGCCATTGGGGTATGTCATTAAAGGGAATACCATTTTTATCAACGCCAGCAAAGCCACGCTGGCCACAGAACCGGAGGATCTGCTGTTTCTGCCGCCACCACCTGTGGCGGAGCTGAAAGGGCGTGTACTCAACGCCGCGGGTCAGCCTGTAGAAGGTGCAGCGGTGTCTTTGCCATCCTTAAATAAAGGAACTACAACCGACAGGGCAGGCAGTTTTATTCTTACAGGTATTCCTGCCGGATCGTACACCCTGGAGGTCTCTTACGTAGGATACCAGCGTTATACACAGGTTGTGAACGTTGGTGCAAAAGGAACCGGTATAGCCATTACCTTACAGGAAGCCGATAATAACCTCTCCGATGTAGCCATTGCTGTGAATACCGGCTACCAGAAACTGGAGAAATACCAGCTTACGGGAGCAGCTTCCGTACTTTCCCAGAAACAATATGACCAGCGGGTGGCGGTTACCGGCAACTTCCTGGAAAGCCTGGAGGGTAAACTGCCGGGACTGGTTTATAACAGTCAGTCCGGTGAGCTTTCCATCAGGGGCGTTTCAACTTTTGACGCTGTAAAGCAGCCGCTGATCGTAGTAGATGGATTTCCTACTGAAATAGATATCCGTACCATCAATCCTATCGATATTGTTTCGGTAACGGTGCTGCGTGATGCGGCCGCTTCTTCTATTTATGGGGTACGTGCCTCCAATGGTGTTATCATCATAGAAACACGCCGTGGCAAACAAGGTAAGCCGGCTTTTTCTTTGCGTGCTACTACTGCTTTTCAGCCGGCCCCGGATTTCTCTTACCTCAAATATGCACCCGCAGATGAATATGCACAGCTGCAGGTAGAGCAGTTCCGTAAAGCAAATCCTTCGGAAGCAACTTATATCACTTACGGCTATGCCAAAACGCCTGTACAGGAAGTGATGTTCGACCTGAAAGCAAACAGGATCACCCAGGCGCAGGCCGATCAAAGACTTGCGGCCATTAAATCATACGATAACCTGCAGGAATATGAGCAGTTGTTCTATTGTACACGACAGGCTACCAACCTCGACTTTGATATGAGCGGCGGCAACGATCGCAGTACCTACCTGCTGGGCATTAATTATGTAGGAGAGAAACCGGTAAAGCAACGCAGCAATAGCAACCAGTTTATAGTAAACCTTGCAAACACCTATAAGCTGAGCGAACGCATTAATTTCGACTTCAGGGGTATTTATACCAATTCGAAGTCTTCCAATGGCGGAGATGTTCCCTATACCGATTTCTTTCCTTATGAACGGCTTGCCGATGATAACGGTAATGCATTGGCTGTTGCACTTGGCCCCAATAAGGATTATTTATCCTATGTTGCCAACAAACAACGGAATGATCGCCTTGTGGCTGCCGGGTTATATGATCAGCGCTATGCTCCTTATGGTGAGTTGGCTGCCAATACCACCACCAATTATCTTTCGGCCATTCGTTTCCAGGGAAGACTGCAGGGCAAGGTCACGGAATGGCTATCTGCCGAGTTGGGTGGTACTTACGAAAACCAGCAGGGGACACAAGATAACCTGCGGACAGAACAGGCGTTTGCCGTCAGGTACCTGCTGAACAGCAGGGCTTCGAAAGACCCTTCTTCGGGCAAGCCTTTATTCGTGGATATTCCGCAGGGAAATATACTGGGTAAAACCCAGCAGAAAACAACCAGCTATACTGTACGTGGACAACTGAACTTTCATAAGAAAATTGGATCGGTTCATGACTTCTCAGGCATTGCAGGTATCGAGCAGCGTAAAACGGTAACATCGGCTTTCAAGACAACTTACTTCGGCTATAACGGACAAACACTGTTAAGCAAACCTGTTAACTGGCAACGCCTGAACTCGAGCAATTCACCTGCTTTTGCCGATGTGGGATCGTTTGGCTTGGCCGTCAGATACTCCGATTATTTCAATGAATCGTATGGTGACAGGCGGTTTATGTCGTATTACGCGCAGGCTACCTATATGTTGCAGGAGAAGTATATCGCCACGGGCAGTTTCCGTATCGATCAGTCGAACCTGTTTGGTGTAGATCCAAAATATAAGAACAAGCCATTGTGGTCTGCGGGTCTTAGCTGGCGTATAGATAAAGAAGATTTCCTGCAGCCGGTGAGCTGGGTGAACGAATTGAAACTGCGTGCCGCCACAGGTTTTAACGGGAATGTGCCCGGCAGCAATAATGGCCCTTTCCTCATACTTGAATCGGGGATCAACAGCCTTTTCTATGCAGCACAACCACTGAACAGGGTGTTGTCGCCGGAAAACCAAAGCCTGCGTTGGGAAACAACCCGTAACTACAATTTCGGTCTCGACTATAGCCTTTTCAAAGGAAGGGTTTCCGGTACCATCGACTGGTATAGCAAACTTTCTACCGATGTCTTCGGTCAGTTTGATGCTGATCCGACCACCGGCTTCAACCAGTACTTTGCGAATACCGCTTCTATCCGCAACAGGGGACTCGAGATCATGGTAAACACTTCCAATATCAGAACCCGGAATTTCGAATGGCGTTCGCAGGTGACAGCCTCTTTTAACAAGAACAGGATCATGGCTGTAAAAGCAACAGAGTATGCGAACAGCCAGTATATTACCAGTGCCGGCATCAACGTGCAGGATCAGCCTATGAATGCCGTATTCAGCTATAATTACGGCGGTCTTACCAATATGGGTAAACCATTTGTATACGACAGCAAGGGCAACCAGAAGATCCTGAACTTTTATGGTGCATCGGTAGTAGATGTAAACTTCAATGATCTTATCTATAGCGGTACAACAACACCGAAATACGTATTGGGATGGAACAACCAGTTTACATTAGGCGCTTTTGATCTGTCGTTCCTGTTTATGTATTACGGCGGGCATGTGATGCGTGCAGAGCAGCCTAATCCCAATAACCTCGGCTCCTATACCTCCAATCCTATAGCGGGATCGCTGAACTACTGGCGTAAGGCGGGGGATGAGGCAAATACCATCATACCAGGCTTTACGCCGGGGACTTCCCTCGATCCGTATTATTATAGTTCTTATGCACGTTATGGTTACCAGTACGCCAGCAGGTTTGTACGTAAGGCCGATTACATCAGGTTGCGCGATCTTATTCTTACCTATAATGCGAAGCTGCCATTCATGCAGAAGATGGGCTTTACACGAACTCAGATACGCTTACAGGCACAGAATATGTTCCGCTATACGTTCAGCGGAAATGATATAGATCCTGAGGCTATAGACAGGCAGTCCGGTATACGCCGGTTGCCGCAGCAGCCTTTCTACAGCGTATCCTTATTCACCAACTTCTAA
- a CDS encoding RNA polymerase sigma factor, protein MTAEHSHNEKALLQLVADGDELAFTQLFNSYWNTVYAQALAYLKSVSLAQDIVQEVFLKVWHKRAALPAVERIDNYIFIIARNEIISQLRKKLPEGDASALPEQAPELVMQPDKQYAYRQQHQLLAKAVELLPPQRKLVFSLNRYEGLSYEEIAQQLGISRETVKGHMVKALAFVRTYLVSHGDVLLLLLLSTRL, encoded by the coding sequence TTGACTGCTGAACACTCACATAACGAAAAAGCATTACTGCAACTGGTAGCAGATGGCGACGAGCTGGCATTTACCCAGCTTTTTAACAGCTACTGGAATACTGTTTATGCGCAGGCGCTGGCCTACCTGAAATCGGTGTCGCTCGCACAGGATATTGTGCAGGAAGTGTTTCTTAAGGTATGGCATAAAAGAGCCGCCCTGCCAGCTGTGGAGCGTATTGATAACTACATTTTTATCATTGCCCGTAACGAAATTATCAGCCAGTTGCGCAAGAAGCTTCCCGAGGGCGACGCCTCCGCTTTGCCGGAGCAGGCACCGGAGCTGGTGATGCAGCCGGATAAACAATATGCCTACCGCCAGCAGCACCAGCTATTGGCGAAAGCTGTAGAACTGCTTCCGCCCCAGCGGAAACTGGTATTCTCCCTCAATCGCTATGAAGGACTTTCTTATGAAGAAATAGCACAGCAGCTGGGGATTTCCCGTGAAACAGTAAAAGGGCATATGGTGAAAGCCCTGGCTTTTGTTCGCACCTACCTCGTTTCCCATGGCGATGTATTACTCCTGTTGCTGCTTTCCACCCGCCTTTGA
- a CDS encoding DUF983 domain-containing protein: MENIGTMNDHVSKDKKPGPLSLLKCKCPRCRTGNMFEGSNPWDLKKTMKMRKECPVCKQPFNLEVGFYYGSSYISYALTIALSVATFAAWWVLIGFSLDDNRIFYWLIFNGIFLLALQPYLMRLARTGWLAFFVRYDRNWRTNAPAKVERTNEAHESNW; encoded by the coding sequence ATGGAAAATATAGGAACAATGAACGATCATGTGTCAAAAGATAAAAAGCCGGGCCCACTTTCTTTATTGAAATGTAAGTGTCCCAGGTGCAGGACCGGAAATATGTTTGAAGGCTCCAATCCGTGGGATCTGAAAAAGACCATGAAGATGCGTAAAGAGTGCCCGGTTTGTAAACAACCTTTTAACCTGGAAGTTGGATTCTATTATGGCTCCAGCTATATCAGCTATGCACTGACCATTGCATTGAGTGTTGCCACGTTTGCGGCATGGTGGGTACTGATTGGGTTTTCTTTAGATGATAACCGGATCTTTTACTGGCTCATCTTTAACGGCATATTCCTGCTGGCATTACAACCCTACCTAATGCGTCTGGCACGCACCGGGTGGCTGGCCTTTTTTGTCCGTTACGATCGTAACTGGCGAACCAATGCGCCGGCTAAAGTGGAACGAACCAATGAGGCGCATGAAAGTAACTGGTAA
- a CDS encoding DUF1349 domain-containing protein, which translates to MKRIVYCTWTVVIAAVVFGCSGNTEQSNPLQEAAAAKTDSAKVSGVDCDIRLNDIHFTKAINGADSLITPGQDGIVTFRAGEKKDFFCDPNNELSNNTAPVLLAKVDNKKPFTLIAKVKPTFTKTGLYNAGVLYLYVNDNFWQKHCFEQDERGQHRIVTVRTIGTSDDNNHDVVTQPYVYMKISSDTRTVASYYSLDRKNWHMVRLYQNNYPAEIWAGISTQCPVDKGSVADFSEISLSQKAVSDFRMGND; encoded by the coding sequence ATGAAAAGGATCGTATACTGTACCTGGACTGTTGTTATCGCTGCTGTTGTTTTTGGCTGTTCCGGCAATACTGAGCAATCTAATCCGCTGCAGGAAGCTGCGGCTGCCAAAACCGATTCTGCAAAGGTGAGCGGTGTTGACTGCGATATCAGGCTTAATGATATTCATTTTACAAAAGCAATCAATGGGGCGGACTCTCTTATAACACCTGGCCAGGATGGTATCGTTACTTTCAGGGCGGGAGAGAAAAAGGATTTTTTCTGCGATCCCAACAATGAACTATCCAACAATACTGCCCCGGTTTTACTGGCGAAAGTAGACAACAAAAAGCCCTTTACACTTATAGCCAAGGTGAAACCAACATTTACAAAAACAGGATTGTATAATGCCGGCGTATTGTATCTCTATGTCAACGATAACTTCTGGCAAAAGCATTGCTTTGAGCAGGACGAAAGAGGACAACACAGGATTGTTACGGTGCGTACCATTGGTACTTCCGACGACAATAACCACGATGTAGTTACCCAGCCGTACGTTTATATGAAAATATCATCCGACACCCGTACGGTGGCGAGCTATTATTCTTTGGATAGAAAAAACTGGCATATGGTGCGGCTTTATCAGAATAATTACCCGGCGGAAATATGGGCGGGTATAAGTACACAATGCCCGGTTGACAAAGGCAGCGTTGCTGATTTTTCGGAAATAAGTCTTAGCCAGAAGGCGGTTTCCGACTTCCGCATGGGAAATGATTAG
- a CDS encoding FecR domain-containing protein — translation MNATLLRDLLDKYMSETASPQERAQLHTLLQNDDYSRVLAGIIDDDLGRQHYDNAPDENIRQQLLDRIMPVIQHGVSYSEILPAAAHSIMPQETGLAAISRKEQVAATTLSHKALSAPVVTMRRRLQRMAYAAAILLLFVSTAVWLKWPLHKPQEQPAIAIAAIPPGRNGAILTLADGSTILLDSAANGAVASDANGTITKTADGSLVYIAGNGFAGTGAQLFNTLRTPPGRQFNVVLPDGSKVWLNAASTLRYPTAFAGNERLVSLTGEAYFEVTSNSSRPFKVQSPGQLVQVLGTHFNINAYANEPLTNTTLLEGSVSVTALPFDSIAGQTLKLQPKLLLPGQQSQRNTAGGLAIVHADVQQSIAWKEGLFSFKKADLRAIMRQVERWYQVQVAYERNPGGETFTGKIGRNLSLQELMEGLAFTHVKYRIEPGNKIVIE, via the coding sequence ATGAATGCTACGCTGCTCAGAGATTTATTGGATAAATATATGTCCGAAACGGCCTCCCCGCAGGAGCGTGCCCAACTGCATACGCTGTTGCAGAACGATGACTACAGCCGCGTGCTTGCCGGAATCATCGATGATGACCTGGGCAGGCAGCACTATGATAATGCGCCCGATGAAAATATCAGGCAACAACTTCTTGATCGTATCATGCCGGTAATACAGCACGGCGTAAGCTATTCTGAGATCCTGCCGGCAGCAGCTCATTCCATAATGCCGCAGGAAACGGGCCTGGCTGCAATAAGCCGGAAGGAACAGGTGGCGGCAACAACCCTTAGCCATAAAGCTTTGTCTGCACCGGTAGTAACCATGCGCCGCAGGCTGCAACGAATGGCTTATGCAGCTGCAATACTCCTGCTGTTTGTAAGTACAGCGGTTTGGTTAAAATGGCCCCTACATAAACCGCAGGAACAGCCGGCAATTGCTATTGCTGCTATCCCTCCCGGGCGAAATGGTGCTATACTAACGCTGGCAGATGGCAGTACAATTCTGCTCGATAGCGCCGCTAATGGCGCTGTTGCCAGTGATGCCAACGGAACTATCACCAAAACGGCTGATGGTTCACTGGTTTATATCGCGGGCAACGGGTTTGCAGGTACAGGCGCGCAGCTGTTCAATACACTTCGTACGCCGCCGGGGCGACAATTCAATGTTGTGTTGCCTGACGGCAGTAAAGTATGGCTCAATGCTGCTTCTACATTGCGATATCCTACAGCATTTGCCGGTAATGAGCGTCTTGTATCATTAACAGGAGAAGCTTATTTCGAAGTGACATCCAATAGCAGCAGGCCATTTAAAGTACAATCGCCCGGCCAGCTGGTGCAGGTATTGGGTACCCATTTCAATATAAATGCCTATGCCAACGAACCGCTTACCAATACTACTTTACTTGAAGGCAGCGTGAGTGTTACTGCTTTGCCGTTTGACAGTATTGCAGGCCAGACTTTAAAGCTGCAGCCGAAACTATTGTTGCCTGGCCAGCAGTCGCAACGTAATACGGCAGGAGGGCTTGCGATCGTGCATGCCGATGTACAGCAATCCATAGCCTGGAAAGAGGGATTATTCAGTTTTAAGAAAGCTGATCTCCGCGCTATCATGCGCCAGGTGGAGCGCTGGTACCAGGTGCAGGTTGCTTATGAGCGAAACCCCGGTGGAGAAACTTTTACCGGCAAAATAGGCCGTAATCTTTCCCTCCAGGAACTGATGGAAGGATTGGCTTTCACGCATGTGAAATACCGGATTGAGCCTGGTAATAAAATAGTAATTGAATAA